In a single window of the uncultured Pseudodesulfovibrio sp. genome:
- the lipA gene encoding lipoyl synthase: MRTPETTKPYLRLPPWLRVKIPCNRTYSATRELVRDLDLHTVCQSAKCPNMFECFSEHTATFLIMGDTCTRNCAFCNIESGDLKPLSPDEPARLAEAAERLNLKHVVVTSVTRDDLEDGGASHFAATIRAIRERLPKATVEVLIPDFQGDERALNRVLEAGPDVVNHNVETPPTHYGTVRPQADYAQSLELLKRVKRAGGVAKSGLMVGLGETDDEVRGVIDDLADAGCDIVTIGQYMRPSMAHPAVERYVHPEVFDQYARYGEGRGVRHMYAAPLVRSSYNAALFAGVRAER, encoded by the coding sequence ATGCGCACACCGGAAACAACCAAGCCGTATCTGCGCCTGCCCCCGTGGCTCAGGGTCAAGATCCCCTGCAACCGGACCTACTCGGCAACTCGGGAACTGGTTCGCGATCTCGACCTGCACACCGTCTGTCAGAGCGCCAAATGCCCGAACATGTTCGAGTGCTTCTCGGAGCACACGGCCACTTTTCTGATCATGGGCGACACCTGCACGCGCAATTGCGCCTTCTGCAACATCGAGAGCGGAGACCTCAAGCCCCTGTCTCCGGATGAACCCGCCCGTCTGGCCGAGGCCGCCGAGCGGCTGAATCTAAAGCATGTGGTCGTCACTTCGGTCACTCGCGACGACCTGGAGGACGGCGGGGCGAGCCATTTCGCCGCGACCATCCGGGCCATCAGGGAACGCTTGCCAAAGGCCACGGTGGAGGTGCTGATCCCCGATTTCCAGGGAGACGAGCGTGCGTTGAATCGGGTCCTCGAAGCCGGGCCGGACGTGGTCAACCACAATGTGGAGACACCCCCGACCCATTACGGGACGGTTAGGCCCCAGGCCGACTATGCCCAGAGCCTCGAACTGCTCAAGCGCGTCAAACGAGCGGGTGGCGTGGCCAAGTCCGGCCTCATGGTCGGTCTGGGCGAGACGGACGATGAGGTTCGCGGCGTGATCGACGATCTGGCCGACGCGGGGTGCGATATCGTTACCATTGGCCAGTACATGCGCCCCTCCATGGCCCACCCGGCGGTGGAGCGCTATGTCCATCCCGAGGTCTTTGATCAGTATGCGCGCTACGGCGAGGGCAGGGGAGTCCGGCACATGTATGCCGCGCCCTTGGTCCGTTCATCCTACAACGCCGCCCTGTTCGCCGGGGTTCGCGCGGAGCGATAG
- a CDS encoding MerR family DNA-binding transcriptional regulator, whose amino-acid sequence METKDRFETEEGEGKPRSHYFIGDMSRICNVSRKTLRYYDEIGLIPSLRHDYNNYRYYTYESLLAVPVIKYYKQMGFSLEEMKEFIKGDSSNIYRSLQHRFRTKITELETEQEAIWRKLASVKDWNSLIHEAETVLDNDFREVGTKFVDTSTLLFHDQTFDDDIKGSIINLDFTNYVESLGNETTGPVLIRFSSMRDRVENRAQPVKILQKALLPVGEEHCYRFGGQMMVSCYHIGPHENIRETYRKMSRWAREKGFELADEVFERYVTDYWTTSNSAKFVTEILIKASRPRAAE is encoded by the coding sequence ATGGAAACCAAAGATCGTTTTGAGACCGAAGAGGGCGAAGGCAAGCCCAGGTCCCACTATTTCATCGGAGACATGAGCCGGATCTGCAATGTCTCCAGAAAAACCCTGCGCTACTATGACGAGATCGGCCTGATCCCGTCGCTGCGACACGACTACAACAACTACCGCTACTACACGTACGAGTCGCTGCTCGCGGTCCCGGTAATCAAGTATTACAAGCAGATGGGCTTCAGTCTTGAAGAGATGAAGGAGTTCATCAAGGGTGATTCGAGTAATATCTACCGCTCGCTCCAGCACCGCTTCAGGACCAAGATCACCGAACTGGAGACAGAGCAGGAGGCCATTTGGCGCAAGCTTGCCTCGGTCAAGGACTGGAATTCCCTGATTCATGAGGCTGAAACGGTTCTCGACAACGACTTTCGGGAAGTGGGGACCAAGTTCGTCGATACCTCAACCCTGTTGTTCCACGACCAGACGTTCGACGACGACATCAAAGGCTCGATCATCAACCTGGACTTCACGAATTATGTGGAATCCCTTGGCAACGAGACTACCGGCCCGGTTCTGATCCGGTTTTCCTCCATGCGGGATCGGGTCGAAAACCGCGCGCAGCCGGTCAAGATCCTTCAGAAAGCCCTGCTCCCCGTCGGAGAGGAGCACTGCTACCGGTTTGGCGGGCAGATGATGGTCAGCTGCTATCACATCGGACCGCATGAGAACATTCGGGAAACCTACCGCAAGATGTCCCGCTGGGCTCGTGAAAAGGGGTTCGAATTGGCTGACGAGGTCTTCGAGCGCTACGTGACCGACTACTGGACCACCAGCAATTCCGCGAAATTCGTAACCGAAATTCTTATCAAGGCATCCCGCCCGAGGGCGGCGGAATAG
- a CDS encoding NAD(P)-dependent oxidoreductase encodes MTKHIIEEASRCLQCKKPQCSRGCPVSTPANLMIEALLAGDIRKAGAMLFENNPLSAVCSLICPHENFCEGHCVLGRKGAPVHVSAVEQYISRNYLEQYQPERPVNGNNGKRIAVVGSGPAGITMAFILAGQGFDVTLFESEELIGGVLQYGIPDFRLPKDILARLRDKLIGLGVKIRPNTMIGPVIGIDHLFADDYKVVFIGTGVWNPRPLRLKGESLGHVHYAIHYLKNPDVYALGKRVAIIGAGNVAMDVARTALRKGAREVTVLYRRGEDDISATRYEYDYAKLDGVRFRFYASPVEITDKGVVIMDTRVVEGEDGRSRVESVEGSESLFEADSVFIAVSQAPRSNLTGLEVGKTGLVITDEEGRTNRPGVFASGDVVTGAKTVAEAVNFSKRTAKAIIDYVSGLGD; translated from the coding sequence ATGACAAAGCATATCATTGAAGAGGCGTCGCGTTGCCTCCAGTGCAAGAAGCCGCAATGCAGCAGGGGATGCCCGGTGTCGACTCCGGCCAACCTGATGATCGAAGCCTTGCTCGCTGGCGACATACGCAAGGCCGGGGCCATGCTTTTCGAGAACAATCCGCTGTCCGCAGTGTGCTCGCTGATCTGTCCGCACGAGAACTTTTGTGAAGGACACTGTGTGCTGGGCAGAAAGGGCGCTCCGGTCCACGTCAGTGCGGTGGAGCAGTATATCTCGCGTAATTATCTGGAGCAGTATCAGCCGGAACGTCCCGTCAACGGGAACAACGGCAAGCGTATCGCCGTGGTCGGTTCCGGTCCGGCCGGAATCACCATGGCCTTCATTCTGGCCGGACAGGGATTCGACGTCACCCTGTTCGAGTCCGAGGAACTCATAGGCGGCGTGCTCCAATACGGTATCCCGGATTTCCGCCTGCCCAAGGACATCCTGGCCAGGCTCAGGGACAAGTTGATCGGGCTGGGCGTGAAGATCAGGCCCAATACCATGATCGGCCCTGTCATCGGCATCGATCATCTTTTCGCGGACGACTACAAGGTCGTTTTCATCGGCACCGGGGTCTGGAATCCCAGGCCGCTTCGCCTCAAGGGCGAGTCCCTTGGGCATGTGCACTACGCCATCCATTATCTCAAGAATCCGGACGTCTACGCTCTTGGCAAACGCGTGGCGATCATCGGCGCGGGCAATGTGGCCATGGACGTGGCCAGAACGGCTCTGCGCAAGGGTGCCCGGGAGGTAACGGTTCTCTACCGGCGGGGCGAGGACGACATCTCGGCGACCCGTTACGAATATGACTATGCCAAGCTCGATGGCGTCCGCTTCCGTTTCTACGCTTCACCCGTGGAGATTACCGACAAGGGCGTCGTGATCATGGATACCCGTGTGGTCGAGGGCGAGGATGGCCGTAGCCGCGTTGAATCTGTGGAAGGCTCGGAGTCGCTGTTCGAGGCCGATTCCGTGTTTATCGCGGTCAGTCAAGCGCCACGCAGCAACCTCACTGGTCTGGAAGTGGGCAAGACCGGCCTGGTCATAACCGATGAGGAAGGCCGCACCAATCGTCCGGGCGTGTTCGCGTCTGGCGATGTCGTCACCGGTGCCAAAACCGTGGCCGAGGCTGTGAACTTCTCCAAGCGTACGGCCAAAGCCATCATCGACTACGTTTCCGGCCTGGGCGACTGA
- a CDS encoding DUF721 domain-containing protein encodes MVYRRTTDRPGRLRKTQSVGEALPDLLRGLDRAGGRDLVRLWRAWDELLGDVAQMARPLGHRGGRLVLAADDPIVMQEAQFLGPMILERVNGFLGKEVFDKVVFELLNGRVPLDGEIRPEAPKPPRKLKKPEKLGSLNAKLDPDSPVGRCYRAYQRMFDDS; translated from the coding sequence ATGGTTTATCGACGCACAACGGACCGCCCGGGGCGGCTGCGCAAGACCCAAAGCGTGGGCGAAGCCCTGCCCGACCTCCTGAGAGGTCTGGACCGGGCGGGCGGCCGCGATCTGGTCCGGCTGTGGCGGGCCTGGGACGAGTTGCTCGGCGACGTGGCCCAAATGGCCCGCCCCCTGGGGCATCGTGGCGGACGTCTGGTCCTTGCCGCGGACGATCCCATCGTCATGCAGGAGGCCCAGTTTCTCGGCCCGATGATCCTGGAGCGGGTTAATGGTTTTTTAGGCAAGGAAGTCTTTGACAAAGTGGTATTCGAGCTGCTAAACGGCAGAGTTCCTTTGGACGGAGAGATCCGGCCGGAGGCCCCTAAGCCTCCGAGGAAACTTAAAAAACCTGAGAAGTTAGGCAGCTTGAACGCAAAGCTGGACCCGGATTCGCCGGTTGGCAGATGTTACCGGGCTTACCAGCGCATGTTTGACGACTCATAA
- a CDS encoding PEGA domain-containing protein has product MARTKAIVAGLACLLLVSACGVPMQKIPVSTDPLGATVYADGKKTCASTPCSVSLDRKSDHLLTIVKDGYEQEEIVLHRQFKPDKAIRDGFISGMILGDGPEGVASRTAKEVDEQERSGEAYVLTPSIVTIKLTPKGTGI; this is encoded by the coding sequence ATGGCCCGTACCAAAGCCATTGTCGCAGGCCTCGCCTGCCTGTTGCTGGTCAGTGCCTGCGGCGTGCCCATGCAAAAGATTCCGGTGTCCACCGATCCATTGGGCGCGACCGTATACGCGGACGGAAAGAAGACATGCGCGTCCACGCCATGCTCGGTCAGCCTGGACCGCAAGTCCGACCACCTGCTGACCATCGTCAAGGACGGGTACGAGCAGGAGGAAATAGTCCTGCACCGTCAGTTCAAACCGGACAAGGCCATCCGTGACGGGTTCATCTCCGGAATGATCCTGGGAGACGGTCCGGAGGGAGTGGCCTCGCGTACGGCGAAAGAGGTGGACGAGCAGGAACGCAGCGGCGAGGCCTACGTGCTTACGCCGTCCATAGTGACCATCAAACTGACGCCCAAGGGCACGGGAATCTGA
- a CDS encoding universal stress protein, whose product MFKKILLAATPQVDTQTAPRAAFDLARSRNAEVVLFHSLPLERDAWCCLDDPADRARLIASTEAKIADFYKEDLKDIPHSIRVTTGNAHEEILKIIHAEGIDLIVMGHHTQPPHRADRMWGVVDTTIRKVCANVFCPVMVVTNPMPAGADIKSIVMATDFSTPSDSALCYAVQLASSFDAHLDIFHVLDVGQITPNPAYYMQSMQVFIDKAINRMQDRYAQALRDVSHEFHCWEGLPYVEILKQARWQEADLVIMAQYSSSEDHAKASVGSTTIQVALSPGCPAVLVNYRARTCI is encoded by the coding sequence ATGTTCAAGAAGATTTTGTTGGCTGCGACCCCGCAGGTAGACACGCAAACCGCGCCCAGAGCGGCCTTCGACCTGGCCCGCTCACGAAATGCGGAAGTGGTTCTGTTCCACTCCCTCCCCCTGGAGCGTGACGCGTGGTGTTGTCTGGACGACCCGGCGGACCGGGCCCGCCTGATAGCGTCGACCGAAGCCAAGATCGCGGATTTCTACAAGGAAGACCTCAAGGACATTCCCCATTCCATTCGGGTAACCACGGGCAACGCCCACGAGGAGATACTCAAGATCATCCATGCGGAGGGCATCGATCTCATCGTCATGGGCCACCACACCCAGCCGCCGCATCGGGCGGACCGCATGTGGGGCGTGGTGGACACGACCATCCGCAAGGTCTGCGCCAACGTGTTCTGCCCGGTCATGGTGGTCACCAACCCCATGCCCGCCGGGGCGGACATCAAGAGCATCGTCATGGCCACGGACTTCTCCACTCCCTCGGACTCGGCCTTGTGCTACGCGGTGCAGTTGGCCTCGTCCTTCGATGCGCACCTGGACATCTTCCACGTCCTGGACGTGGGGCAGATCACGCCCAATCCGGCCTATTACATGCAGTCCATGCAGGTTTTCATCGACAAGGCCATAAACCGCATGCAGGATCGCTACGCGCAGGCGCTCAGGGATGTCAGCCACGAGTTCCACTGTTGGGAGGGGCTGCCGTACGTTGAGATCCTGAAGCAGGCCCGCTGGCAGGAAGCCGATCTGGTCATCATGGCCCAGTATTCTTCCAGCGAGGACCACGCCAAGGCTTCGGTGGGCTCCACCACCATCCAGGTGGCGCTGTCGCCGGGGTGCCCGGCCGTGCTGGTCAACTACCGCGCCCGCACATGCATATAG
- a CDS encoding PEGA domain-containing protein, whose protein sequence is MKPLYPLIFLVCIILSACSAATQNIPVSSNPDGAQVLADGQAAGTTPCNVTLEKTQPHILTIKKEGYKQVDVQITRKYDTAGVTRDATQSGLWQSSNGANTEGAVANALMSVGAEEESGDAYVLSPASVVVRLQAENAGMTAQAEPATGDQPIVISSDQLDPADQKRLQEQQGQVSTTEPATLGGAVADDPAKEAEAVLEGAAVAAPTVGTDKEWSSSHSSTKHEGDGSYTKTTTSTSASVGVHVNPVEAGLEAVKFLEGEESDSGSSE, encoded by the coding sequence ATGAAACCTTTGTACCCGCTCATCTTTTTGGTCTGTATCATTCTTTCCGCCTGCTCCGCCGCCACCCAGAACATTCCGGTCAGCTCCAACCCGGACGGCGCACAGGTCCTGGCCGACGGTCAGGCCGCAGGCACGACGCCGTGCAACGTCACTCTGGAAAAGACCCAACCGCATATCCTGACCATCAAGAAGGAAGGCTACAAGCAGGTCGACGTGCAGATCACCCGTAAATACGACACTGCGGGCGTGACCAGGGACGCCACCCAATCCGGGTTGTGGCAGAGCTCCAACGGAGCCAACACCGAGGGGGCCGTGGCCAACGCGCTCATGAGTGTCGGCGCCGAAGAAGAGTCCGGCGACGCCTATGTGCTCTCCCCGGCTTCGGTCGTGGTCAGGCTCCAGGCCGAAAACGCCGGCATGACGGCGCAGGCCGAGCCAGCGACCGGCGACCAGCCCATCGTCATTTCCAGCGACCAGCTTGATCCCGCCGATCAGAAACGGCTCCAGGAACAGCAGGGCCAGGTCAGCACCACCGAACCCGCCACACTGGGTGGCGCTGTCGCCGACGATCCGGCCAAGGAAGCGGAAGCCGTGCTTGAAGGCGCTGCCGTTGCCGCACCGACCGTCGGCACCGACAAGGAATGGAGCAGCAGCCACTCATCCACCAAACACGAAGGCGACGGTTCCTACACCAAGACCACCACGAGCACCTCGGCCAGCGTCGGCGTGCACGTCAACCCCGTGGAAGCCGGACTTGAAGCCGTCAAGTTTCTCGAAGGAGAGGAAAGCGACAGCGGATCTTCCGAATAA
- a CDS encoding metalloregulator ArsR/SmtB family transcription factor — translation MEIIKYCKALSDETRVRLVNVLLEYELNVGEIVQVMEMGQSRISRHLKILSESGLMDVRRDGLWAFYRVSEDGPGRAFLNGVRELMSGEPELKRDRNRAEKVILERTAATRQFFDDIAPEWDRMTAEVLGDLDLGREIQNRLPECDCAADIGCGTGDMLEILARSSRSVIGVDNSPKMLELAEERFSGDGHMSLRIGEMTHLPLRDWEADCTVMSLVLHHLAMPLDAIREAGRVLKIGGRLIIAEFDQHDNELMRSEYGDRRLGIPRESMCGWLEEARFDIRSVTEFTVNMGLVVVLYEAEKR, via the coding sequence ATGGAAATAATCAAGTATTGTAAAGCGTTGTCAGACGAAACTCGTGTGCGTCTGGTCAATGTCCTGTTGGAATATGAGCTCAATGTGGGCGAGATCGTTCAGGTCATGGAGATGGGGCAGTCGCGGATTTCGCGGCACCTCAAGATTTTGTCCGAGTCCGGGCTGATGGATGTCCGCCGGGACGGCCTGTGGGCTTTTTACCGGGTCAGCGAGGACGGACCGGGGCGGGCGTTCCTGAACGGCGTGCGCGAGCTCATGTCCGGGGAGCCGGAACTCAAACGGGACCGGAACCGGGCCGAGAAGGTTATCCTGGAGCGTACGGCGGCCACTCGCCAGTTCTTCGATGACATCGCGCCCGAGTGGGACCGCATGACCGCCGAGGTCTTGGGCGACCTCGACCTTGGCCGCGAGATACAAAACCGGTTGCCCGAGTGTGACTGCGCGGCGGACATCGGTTGCGGTACGGGCGACATGCTCGAAATTCTGGCCCGGTCGTCGCGGTCGGTCATCGGCGTGGACAACTCGCCCAAGATGCTCGAACTGGCCGAGGAGCGGTTCTCGGGTGACGGGCACATGAGCTTGCGTATCGGCGAGATGACTCATCTGCCCCTGCGCGACTGGGAGGCGGACTGCACGGTCATGTCCCTGGTCCTGCACCACCTTGCCATGCCGCTGGACGCCATCCGCGAGGCCGGACGTGTGCTCAAGATAGGGGGACGGTTGATTATCGCCGAGTTCGATCAGCACGACAACGAGCTGATGCGTTCGGAGTACGGCGACCGCCGCCTGGGCATCCCGCGCGAGAGCATGTGCGGCTGGCTGGAGGAAGCCCGCTTTGATATTCGTTCGGTTACGGAATTTACGGTCAACATGGGCCTCGTCGTGGTCCTTTATGAAGCCGAAAAACGATAA
- the ahcY gene encoding adenosylhomocysteinase, producing the protein MSKNVTPVDPTCESKVADMSLAEWGHTEMQLSEREMPGLMTIIEKYGEEKPLKGLKVTGSLHMTIQTAMLIKCLYALGADIRWASCNIFSTQDHAAAAIADSGMAKVFAWKGETLEDYWWCTEQALTWPDGSGPDLIVDDGGDATLLIHQGVKVEADPTLCDKEYDVHEFQIIMDRLAASVKANPTKWTEISKKVRGVSEETTTGVHRLYEMQRAGELLFPAINVNDSVTKSKFDNLYGCRESLADGIKRATDVMVAGKVVVVVGYGDVGKGCAQSMRGFGARVLVTEIDPICALQAAMEGYEVTTMDDAASRGDIFVTCTGNYHVVTGEHMEAMKDEAILCNIGHFDSEIEMVYLEKTPGCVRKEVKPQVDKWTMPSGKSIIVLAEGRLVNLGCATGHPSFVMSNSFTNQALAQIDLAKNDYEPKVMILPKKLDEEVARLHLGRLGVKLEKLTKKQADYIGVDVEGPFKPDHYRY; encoded by the coding sequence ATGTCTAAGAACGTCACCCCCGTCGATCCTACTTGCGAAAGCAAAGTAGCCGACATGTCCCTGGCCGAGTGGGGCCACACCGAGATGCAGCTGTCCGAGCGGGAAATGCCCGGCCTGATGACCATCATTGAGAAGTACGGCGAAGAAAAGCCGCTCAAGGGGTTGAAGGTCACCGGCTCTCTCCACATGACCATCCAGACCGCCATGCTCATCAAGTGCCTGTACGCTCTGGGCGCGGACATCCGTTGGGCGTCCTGCAACATTTTTTCCACCCAGGACCACGCAGCCGCTGCCATCGCGGATTCCGGCATGGCCAAGGTCTTTGCCTGGAAGGGTGAGACTCTGGAGGACTACTGGTGGTGCACCGAGCAGGCGCTGACCTGGCCCGACGGCTCCGGTCCCGACCTGATCGTGGACGACGGCGGCGACGCCACTCTGCTCATTCACCAGGGCGTCAAGGTCGAAGCCGACCCGACCCTGTGCGACAAGGAGTACGACGTCCATGAGTTCCAGATCATCATGGACCGCCTGGCCGCTTCGGTGAAGGCCAACCCGACCAAGTGGACCGAGATTTCCAAGAAGGTGCGCGGCGTGTCCGAGGAAACCACCACCGGCGTGCATCGCCTCTACGAGATGCAGCGTGCCGGTGAGCTGCTCTTCCCGGCCATCAACGTCAACGACTCGGTAACCAAGTCCAAGTTCGACAACCTGTACGGCTGCCGCGAGTCCCTGGCTGACGGCATCAAGCGCGCAACCGACGTCATGGTCGCGGGCAAGGTCGTGGTCGTGGTCGGCTACGGCGACGTAGGCAAGGGCTGCGCCCAGTCCATGCGCGGCTTCGGCGCTCGCGTGCTGGTCACCGAGATCGACCCGATCTGCGCTCTGCAGGCCGCCATGGAGGGTTACGAAGTGACCACCATGGACGACGCCGCCTCCCGTGGTGACATCTTCGTCACCTGCACCGGCAACTACCATGTCGTCACCGGCGAGCACATGGAGGCCATGAAGGACGAGGCCATTCTTTGCAACATCGGCCACTTCGACTCCGAGATCGAGATGGTCTACCTGGAGAAGACCCCGGGTTGCGTGCGCAAGGAGGTCAAGCCTCAGGTGGACAAGTGGACCATGCCGTCCGGCAAGTCCATCATCGTTCTGGCCGAAGGCCGTCTGGTCAACCTCGGCTGCGCCACCGGCCACCCCAGCTTCGTCATGTCCAACTCCTTTACCAACCAGGCCCTGGCCCAGATCGACCTGGCCAAGAACGACTATGAGCCCAAGGTCATGATCCTGCCCAAGAAGCTGGACGAGGAAGTGGCCCGCCTCCACCTGGGTCGCCTCGGCGTCAAGCTGGAGAAGCTGACCAAGAAGCAGGCCGACTACATCGGCGTGGACGTGGAAGGTCCCTTCAAGCCCGATCACTACCGCTACTAG
- a CDS encoding glycosyltransferase family 2 protein — protein MEIACIVLPTYNESENVRILLPQIFEQAKRIRSHELHVLVVDDASPDGTADVVKELQGQFPNLHLLSGQKKGLGEAYKRGFAHALDTLDPDLILQMDADLQHSPELLPLMISLQEYDFSFVIGSRFTLGGSTPNFSFKRRMMSLVGNWLLRNMGGLPAIKDCTSGFRCIKAELLKRCDLTGLSTKGYSFQSSLLFELVRNGAKIIEVPITFPDRVRGESKLSFADQIEFLLNVTRIRFRKSSEFIRFLFVGASGVIVNLGLYYLLTRLLSVSFEIAAPIAIEVSIISNFILNNFYTFKERDAKNSLRRRFLYFHVAAGIAGVVNYCLFLMLVSGIGMYDILANCIGILAGTMVNYVMNSRITWVDKKKNGSFSIDRQSIR, from the coding sequence ATGGAAATCGCCTGTATCGTACTGCCTACTTACAATGAATCGGAAAACGTCAGGATTCTGCTGCCGCAGATATTCGAACAGGCGAAAAGAATTCGCAGTCATGAACTCCACGTGTTGGTAGTGGACGATGCTTCGCCCGATGGAACGGCTGACGTCGTCAAGGAGCTACAGGGTCAATTCCCCAATCTGCACCTCCTTTCCGGGCAGAAAAAGGGTTTGGGTGAGGCGTACAAGCGCGGTTTCGCGCACGCGCTGGACACATTGGACCCTGACCTCATCCTGCAGATGGATGCGGACCTTCAGCACTCGCCGGAGCTGTTGCCGCTGATGATAAGCCTTCAGGAATACGATTTTTCCTTTGTCATCGGTTCCCGCTTCACCCTGGGCGGGAGTACTCCGAATTTTTCCTTCAAACGGCGCATGATGAGCTTGGTCGGGAACTGGCTGCTGCGTAACATGGGCGGCCTGCCTGCCATCAAGGACTGCACCTCGGGATTTCGCTGCATAAAGGCCGAACTGTTGAAGCGTTGCGACCTGACCGGCTTGTCCACCAAGGGGTATTCCTTCCAGTCCTCGCTGCTCTTCGAGTTGGTCAGGAACGGGGCCAAGATCATTGAGGTTCCCATCACCTTTCCGGACAGGGTCAGGGGCGAATCCAAGCTGAGTTTCGCCGACCAGATCGAGTTCCTTCTCAACGTCACCAGGATTCGTTTTCGCAAGTCCAGCGAGTTCATACGGTTTCTCTTTGTCGGGGCATCCGGTGTGATCGTCAATCTGGGGCTCTACTACCTGCTGACGCGTCTGCTGTCCGTGAGTTTTGAAATCGCCGCGCCCATCGCCATTGAAGTGTCCATCATTTCCAATTTCATTTTGAACAACTTCTATACCTTCAAAGAGCGTGACGCCAAAAACAGCCTGCGAAGGCGTTTTCTGTACTTCCACGTTGCGGCCGGTATCGCCGGGGTCGTGAACTACTGCCTGTTCCTCATGCTCGTCAGCGGAATCGGCATGTACGACATCCTGGCCAACTGCATCGGCATCCTGGCCGGGACGATGGTCAACTACGTGATGAATTCAAGGATCACTTGGGTGGACAAGAAGAAAAATGGGTCGTTTTCCATCGACCGGCAGTCGATACGGTAG
- a CDS encoding glycosyltransferase family 39 protein — protein sequence MTETTSRFWGTPFVTLPLFLALTFGVRFSWFYTPTIDWDESTFILFGQHILNGGLPYVDYFDVKPPLLFYFFAGVIKVLGASIPAIRVAGALCVFATASACYFLARYLWDATAGFFAGVLCIAGMSVGGGMATLSETVAMAPLAAWAYLIIVHNRRAWSMFLAGVCMGAAVLIRSNLAYVCLLSAPCILYILLGNRRGCLLRASAYALGGVLVLLLTLYPFYSHDALADLYRAVVMTPLLTMWGAAMSAAGIKALIWSWNDGINFFLVLSFCGVVFCVSQIKAQPAPFGKYCIFLFSILVGVGFSFFGGRTIYAHYILQLVPVLALFGGYLLSRLNQDCSRMRMLCHVLAFYCLLVSLLPLSGTLQRLMGIAHSRDGEFHVLMSDESKAARYIKERLPEGRCIWVMNNHILYWLLSLEPPTKYLIHPSVITSDAQIAVASGHKASATGEIEDVFARRPYFIVRHESSAYLRDETPEVDLINTTMRRNYEKVAQFGPLGVFRISDS from the coding sequence ATGACCGAAACCACTTCTCGTTTTTGGGGAACCCCTTTCGTAACTTTACCGCTGTTTCTCGCGCTGACCTTCGGGGTCAGATTTTCCTGGTTTTATACACCGACGATAGATTGGGATGAGTCCACCTTCATTCTGTTCGGGCAGCACATCCTGAACGGCGGATTGCCGTATGTCGATTACTTCGATGTAAAGCCGCCGCTCCTGTTTTATTTTTTTGCCGGTGTCATCAAGGTGCTCGGCGCTTCCATACCGGCCATCCGTGTGGCCGGGGCCTTGTGCGTATTCGCGACGGCAAGCGCCTGCTATTTCCTGGCCCGGTATCTGTGGGATGCTACGGCAGGCTTTTTTGCCGGTGTTCTGTGCATCGCGGGTATGTCCGTTGGCGGCGGGATGGCCACCTTGTCGGAGACCGTGGCCATGGCCCCGCTGGCGGCATGGGCGTATCTGATTATCGTCCACAACCGCCGAGCCTGGAGCATGTTCCTGGCAGGAGTGTGCATGGGGGCCGCCGTGTTGATTCGGAGCAATCTGGCGTATGTCTGCCTATTGTCCGCTCCGTGTATCCTGTACATACTGCTTGGAAACAGGCGCGGATGCCTGCTTCGGGCATCGGCCTATGCTCTGGGCGGTGTGCTGGTTTTGCTTCTGACCCTGTACCCCTTTTATAGCCATGATGCCCTCGCTGACCTGTACAGAGCCGTTGTCATGACGCCCCTGCTGACCATGTGGGGGGCGGCCATGAGTGCCGCGGGGATAAAAGCGCTGATCTGGTCGTGGAACGACGGGATAAACTTCTTCCTGGTCTTGTCCTTTTGCGGGGTTGTCTTCTGTGTCTCGCAAATAAAGGCGCAGCCTGCCCCGTTTGGAAAATATTGTATTTTTTTGTTTTCCATTCTGGTGGGTGTGGGGTTTTCCTTCTTTGGTGGAAGGACGATCTATGCCCACTACATCCTGCAATTGGTCCCTGTCCTGGCGTTGTTCGGCGGCTATCTCCTGTCTCGACTGAATCAGGATTGCAGCAGGATGCGCATGCTTTGCCATGTGTTGGCTTTCTATTGCCTTCTGGTGTCGCTTCTTCCCCTATCGGGCACTCTCCAGCGGCTGATGGGTATCGCCCATTCCAGGGATGGCGAATTTCATGTCCTCATGAGTGATGAATCCAAAGCTGCCCGGTACATCAAGGAGCGTCTTCCGGAGGGCAGATGCATCTGGGTCATGAACAACCATATCCTGTACTGGCTTCTTTCCCTGGAGCCTCCGACCAAGTACTTGATTCACCCAAGTGTGATAACGTCGGATGCGCAAATTGCCGTCGCTTCGGGTCACAAGGCGTCGGCAACCGGGGAGATTGAGGATGTGTTCGCGCGAAGGCCCTACTTCATTGTTCGCCACGAGAGCAGCGCGTATTTAAGGGATGAAACGCCCGAGGTGGATTTGATCAATACCACCATGCGCCGAAACTATGAAAAGGTCGCGCAATTCGGCCCATTGGGCGTTTTCCGCATTTCGGATTCGTAG